The proteins below come from a single Pandoraea apista genomic window:
- a CDS encoding sugar phosphate nucleotidyltransferase, producing the protein MPDLPKCLAPVHQRPFLELQIDSLAERGVDRFVLSLGYMAEAVVEAISAFRIAHDIEYVIEKEQLGTGGAALFALNETGEDEVLIANGDTWTDAPLTPMLNHLQLADGELMRLAATHVPDRGRYGGLELSAGKVTGFSPKGLPGAGLINSGLYRIHRNAFNNFVPGQAFSLEADLMPQLVEKGALTAASLDGMFIDIGIPDDYRRFCDLNA; encoded by the coding sequence GTGCCGGATCTGCCCAAGTGCCTCGCACCGGTTCACCAACGGCCATTTCTGGAGCTTCAGATCGACTCCCTCGCAGAGCGCGGGGTGGATCGTTTCGTCCTGTCCCTTGGGTACATGGCTGAGGCGGTCGTCGAAGCCATTTCTGCGTTCCGCATAGCGCATGACATCGAGTACGTCATCGAGAAGGAGCAGTTGGGAACGGGAGGCGCGGCGCTATTTGCGCTTAACGAGACCGGTGAAGACGAAGTCCTGATTGCGAACGGCGACACTTGGACCGATGCGCCGTTGACGCCCATGCTGAATCACCTGCAATTGGCCGACGGAGAATTAATGCGCCTCGCAGCTACACACGTCCCCGACCGTGGACGATACGGCGGGTTGGAACTTTCCGCCGGCAAAGTGACCGGGTTCAGCCCCAAGGGGTTGCCAGGCGCAGGACTCATCAATAGCGGCCTCTACCGAATCCATCGGAACGCCTTCAATAATTTCGTTCCGGGCCAAGCCTTCTCACTGGAAGCCGACTTGATGCCACAGCTTGTCGAAAAAGGCGCGTTGACAGCCGCAAGTCTCGACGGAATGTTCATCGACATCGGTATTCCTGACGATTACCGCCGCTTCTGCGACCTGAATGCCTGA